The genomic stretch ATATGGTATTGATGGCACTTCACTCTATTGGATTTGTGGTACCGGCTGACGTTAAGGCTGAGCTCAAGCCCATGAACTGTCAAGAGTTTGTTGCCTTTGGCACCAACTTGGCCAAAAAGCTTCCTTCCGACGGTGGCCTCTCCGATTTGTACAAGTCCCTTGCCACTGGCAGGTCCAAGACTATGGACACTGGCGAATTGAAGCAGGTTATGGAAACTTTGAAGATTTCAAATCCAAATGACGTTGAACATCTTTTAAACGTGTTAGATCCCAGGGGTGTGGGCCAGTTTGATTGCGATGCACTTTTACACGCTTTCAAAGCATAactgtttgtttttttattcaactaattgaatgtagtttactttataatttacttgaAAGTTACACTTCTGTATGTTTGTAGtctgtgtgtatgtatttgtttGAACTTATATACGTATATGCTTACATACTCAGGTGTATGTACTtacatatgtgtgtgtatacttatgtatgtatgtgtgtgtatatatacagtggtatacatatattaactttaaataaaaaattcatcCGTCTGTACAGTGAATGATACATCTCCTATCTTTAAAACATCTCCTGGCTTCAAACCAAGCTTCACAAGCTTCCTTCTGATCTTATTCACCTTCAAGATGTGTCTGAACCTGTCCAATGTTTCTGGCAGGTCAAATCGCATCATTTTCACCTTCCTTTCCAAATACGGCgattttattgtaaatatcCCGTCTTCATGTTCAATCTTAAACCTCCTGCTTAAATTCCTGAATTCGTCCAATTTATCTATGTTACACTCCTCTGGTTTAGTGGTACAATTATTACTCTCATCAGCACTCTCATTTTCACTTATGGTACTGCCATCACCATCCTCTTGATCATTGCTGGTGTTCCaatcattatttaatataaattccGAGTATATTTGATTGAACAACAGACTAATAAAGTCAACATTTTCCCTCGTTTTGGCTGCAAATTGATTATTATAACGTTGTAATACTagcacacacatatacattgGCTCCATGTTTACGTGTAAACTATCATTATAAGTaccaattattattacctGATAGGAAGTATATTCTATCGTGGTCACATTCCCTAATAAACGAGTTCATCAGCTCAAATATTCTCTTGTTGTCTATTAGATCAATTTTGTTCAGCAGTATTATTTCCGGCTTTTTCAACAGGCTTGGGTCATACGTGCCAATTTCTTTCTTAACGTCCAGGTAATCGGAAAGCGGATCCTACAGCAGTCATTGTTACCGCCAACGTTGAACATCGTACCTGTACGTTTGAATCTACTACGtatgatattattttacaccgCTCAATGTGCCTTAGGAAGTCATGACCTAGGCCGCGACCTGAACTTGAGCCTGAAATCAATCCTGGAATATCCACAATCATCAAATTCTTAACAAAACTGTTGTCTCCATCAGTCTTCGTGCTTTCCATCCCACCGTTCACATCGGCATCGTTTACACTGGCCATatcatcttcctcctcatttttattgtaattGGCGTCTTCATTGTCATTCTCACTAAAATCTCCGTCTTCATCCTCCTGCTCGTGTTCATTATACAGGGAGTCTGTACTTTCAAAATCTCCTTCGAAGAaatcttcatcttctgcCTCATCATAAGCTCCTCccctttcttcttctccttcacctGGATCCTCCTAATCGCAgttaataacattttatgAATACCTTTTGAAACTGGATCACCCCGTGTATTGGAAATTTCGTACTAAATGGGAAGTTTGCTACTCTCGGTTTAGCGTTTGTCAGTTGCTTAATTATTGAGCTCTTTCCTACAATTTTCCATCAATACACATAACACACGCATATGCATGTCAATCTGACTTACCTGAATTCGGTTTACCAACCAATGCGATATCTGATGgctttttaaatattagcCTAATTTTTCTCGAGATTCCTGCTTCTCCTCGTTCACACACTCTCGGGGCATTATTCCTTGACGTACATTAAACAAACACATTTACGAACTATACGCTACTTCTTATCCTTCTGACTACTATATAACTGACTAAGTTTACTTTGTCTATTATTCATACATTCTTGTTATGAAGTGGCGATTTCCCTTGCCgcctcttcctcctctggctattcttattttttctcctaattcatttatttccaATTTGTTTTACAAGTACGCACAAACTCCATTATCTATGACTTTTATCTATGCGTACCATCGTTTAACAGTGTAGCGTACACTTCATTATTTTCTCCGTATATTACTGTGCCTGGTGGCACACACAGGCATAAATCCTTTCCTTTCcccttaaaatatttatttattttgtttaatttattcaattttatttatttattcatttatcaATCACCATTAACCATAATCTTTCATACTTATTCTACTCACCCCGTTTCTATTTGATCCTTTTCCGTTACTTCCCTTTTCTgctttatatattttattgtagtTGAAGTTCTTCAAATCGCTTACACTTAAATCACATTTAATCACTACATCTCCGCCAGGCCCACCGTTTCCTCCGTTTGCTCCTCCCAATGGCACGTGCTTCTCTCTTCTGAATGATAAGCATCCGTCACCTCCGTCTCCTCCTGACACTTGAATTTCACACAAATCCACCAGTCTATGGTCATTCCAGTCATCTatatttgattattttcataatttCTCTCtattttaatcatattatgttttatttatttaatttaacataatttatCTACACTTGTGTAGACTATACCTAAGTCACTGAAGAATGGCTTTTCTACCTCCTTTTCAGTTAAAACTGAATTAACAACATCATTCGCTCTGTTATATTCTACATTTAGTACTTTGCTGTTAACAAATGAATATCTTGTTGATCTTTTTACTCCTATTGATGCTCTATTCTTCTTATTCTTTTCGTGTTtcccatttattttttccaaattgtatttgtgttttaacctttttatattttgagCATTTACTTCTGATATTATACAcggtttattttcattcaaTATACATGTTTTATATAGTGTGTAAAAGATTCCTATTATTAAGATTCTACCTATATAcattaacttatttatttattttcatcaaataCACAGTAACATTATCTAAAATTCTTAAATcacaattaatttagtCAATGTAACTAcatttatacaataaaGTAGTTTTATTTCCATCATAGTCAGGCAACTACTACTTTTTCATTCATCACAACTGTTTTATCAAACATACCAAATTCAAATACTaacatttaatacatatttattttactaaacaaattatcatttatattgtacaagtGTGTTGTTTACTACGTGTAGTATTCGTCGTAGGCCCACGGGTTcctattattattatttgttattaaatcaaataatttacttaataACTATTTCAGTTTACtatctaaatttaatcctAAACTACTAtcaattttacacacttttcTAGAAAAGACTCCACGGCTTCCTTTAAATAGTAATTCGGATACAAATCTGACAGTTTGCACGGCttcctaaaaattaattgataaattCAATATTAGAGCTATAATCTAATCAATTATATCCAATAAGTAAATACCATTCTTCTAATCAATTATCTAATTTGACACATGTTTTATACCTTGTTACTGGGTCAAAGCTGCCATTACTCATAATGTGTTTTTCGATCAATTCTCTTTCGTATGTCTGCCCACTTGGTGTGATTACTGGGTCTCGCATCAAACactatattaattatcatttttgTTCCCtctttttacttaatttgtaaaaaatactcATAGTTGCTTTACAATTTCCATCTTATAGTTGTGTAACTATGCTTATCTATAAGGTCATCATTTACTTGATACcattgatattttacaacataAATACTTTGGTATTTCTCTTTCTTGTGTTTTTTTCACATAATTGTTTATCATTTCTACTTGTTTTGTTCTTTCGGAGTATTCCTCTTCACTTAAAGCACCCTGATTATTTTCCCTTTCCAGAAGTTcctattattattattattttattaatgtttatccaaatactactactactattactaatgGCGCTTGTGCTAAAAATTCCTAGAACATCTATCTATCACGCTATATCCTTCTCTTTTCTTACCTTTACGAATGACGAGAGTGATACTACTGCATAATTTAacctttcttcttcttccaggtACAGTTTCATCATCGATCTCAATATCTCATTATTGATCTCTTCTGTGTGCACTGTCTTGTAATGCTCCGATAAACATTTTGCCTttctcagcttcttcaggccCTCCTCTACGTTCCCTGTATATCGTTAGCCATCAACAAAGCTCAAACCCTAACTATGTAATCTAAATATTctataataacaaatacgTCTCTGCAACTACTCGTTTACCTAAATTCAGAAGTGCCTGTCCCAAAAAATAGTGTGCTTTTACCGAGTTTTCTTCCAGGTTCAGTGCTTGACGCACATCCGCTTCAACCTACACATCCGTTAGCTCCGTCA from Theileria orientalis strain Shintoku DNA, chromosome 1, complete genome encodes the following:
- a CDS encoding uncharacterized protein (Os05g0104900 protein), coding for MEEKVDEKEVQSCELDTLDSIEYNKPDSSYNISFNDLDHAIFSATSNVEFPKDRNLIKKAEDYRNLGNESFKRGFIELAIEYYTKAITTYPKNHEFFTNRAVCYKRKGDWLKVEADVRQALNLEENSVKAHYFLGQALLNLGKRVEGLKKLRKAKCLSEHYKTVHTEEINNEILRSMMKLYLEEEERLNYAVVSLSSFVKELLERENNQGALSEEEYSERTKQVEMINNYVKKTQEREIPKYLCCKISMCLMRDPVITPSGQTYERELIEKHIMSNGSFDPVTRKPCKLSDLYPNYYLKEAVESFLEKNPWAYDEYYT
- a CDS encoding uncharacterized protein (GTP-binding protein, HSR1-related domain containing protein), which translates into the protein MVGKPNSGKSSIIKQLTNAKPRVANFPFSTKFPIHGVIHTDSLYNEHEQEDEDGDFSENDNEDANYNKNEEEDDMASVNDADVNGGMESTKTDGDNSFVKNLMIVDIPGLISGSSSGRGLGHDFLRHIERCKIISYVVDSNVQDPLSDYLDVKKEIGTYDPSLLKKPEIILLNKIDLIDNKRIFELMNSFIRECDHDRIYFLSAKTRENVDFISLLFNQIYSEFILNNDWNTSNDQEDEECNIDKLDEFRNLSRRFKIEHEDGIFTIKSPYLERKVKMMRFDLPETLDRFRHILKVNKIRRKLVKLGLKPGDVLKIGDVSFTVQTDEFFI